The Candidatus Cloacimonadota bacterium genome has a segment encoding these proteins:
- a CDS encoding choice-of-anchor J domain-containing protein codes for MKKPLLFTLLLLLAAFAWADVYPIGTLGTSSSATYGPFSGLYDFGWTKTIVTAAEMTAAGYDGTDNMVGVGYYVGNTPSNYEMLDLHMFIRHTTLTTYNTTADETGTAMPDSTAFTQVFSGNLTFNGGGWFYIAFNLANFDWDGTSNIEIFWKNWDGDYVTGYPTWRYSSTSPDYKLVYKQADTTWPTTAGTRSTSRSNLALVTPQTDPPNPAVLVYPANAGYCFLDGVLSWSDGGGMPDGYDVYLDTVDGSTLVSNDQPGTSYTPTLAPGTTYYWKVVPYNANGPATGVTTWSFKTPTADQIAESFDATEFPPLGWLRTTTSTTYWGRSTTSPFYGAASMYAYTSTSTAYTISTPILAVDATSSLDFYAKASATSQVLQVLQSTDRTTWTQVGADITFAATGIWYPVTIDLSGLTPGNYYLAFHSPQQTAASYIYVDHLFGPDLAAVAPGAPTLTAPADLATDVNEYTTFEWDPPTTGGIPTGYNLYLDTTDGSTLYASDVTSPYTLTTALNYNTAYYWTVAAYNGSGTGPGATVQSFTTRPDPIIYTMPWLEDFGTTGTTFPPTNWTRWSGLLTTEPVTLTTTTSGWLQDDFANIVTDPTNKSAKTNIYGTTWKYWLMTPPIQMPGAGYQLEFDIALTDYTNALPPDDPAGLSGVDDKFVVLISDGTSWSTANAVKVWDNDDLTTGGIYEVYNSVSHTGDHYVIPLDAYTGIKYVAFYGESTVSNADNDFFVDNVRIRLGGQAPEHVTLLAPEDNSTTVDPANCILNWQNAVGGGAPTYYEVFVGTSLIDPGNDYYGEYLYETTNSNLDLSAQADIDLGFNTTWYWAVLPYNDDGNPDPTSGLQVFRFTTLPDPTIVALPHEEYFDSVTAPDMAYGWTGYVNSTSTSAYVRTYSSTTYAQSPPNSVQMSNSADAAADLRLITPMIDLGRSLSQIKLKFYASSSSTGYPLLVGTVDVPDGTGTFNQIASISLTSTKTEYEVSYADYTGTDQYICFMHGLGGTYRSLYIDDVRLLELLPNDLAATAVSNPGIMTAGTAYDFTVDVYNEGTATQSAYTVKLMSVDARTELATLDVTTPLDPGASAQHILSWTPATGGVYEVYGKVVLTGDQNATNDDSPTTELYVLDNTMTVIPVGDDETTTSGYYLPLSMYYKNSVTEELYFTDEMHLQSGTITAIVYKNTFLNDLTGKAVKIWMAHTTVTDLTGGWLPGVDYTLVFDGTVDFPSGVNYIVIPLDTPFSYTGGTLATRVNRPMDTVYHSASDKFYYTTTPDHTNRSRYLYSDSVTYDPLAPSATGTAVGYVPNTLFVVQNATFDPQAILSGHVYQSGTTTPIEGAMVNLTERAVAYTDEFGYYEFTYWDSTFVDLTCSATDYYSSTATGISFEPGTPVTQDFYLQALPSLTVSGVVTSNDYPAGLVGATVELFGYHNYSTTTGAGGVFSIADVKGSVDILAYTWEVSKAGYASASGSFNAIETNVDLGTINLTEYLWTPYNLVASHEGDNARLLWEPAGEPDYLFFDFEDDNGGWVSGGYGDWQWTDAYNVANYVVGGYPDSEVPPTAAYSGTGLWGTILYAPYSMSGAWSYLTNTVDLAGFTSPQMRFWRWNNLYYTFDYYYVEVSTNGSTWTTVLTETAIENAWAEKVVDLSAYADQTIQIRFSVYATTVVSYAGLYIDDIYIGPAPSKAMAAQFGARNDDRWFLNYDVFRFLAADEAIPGNWNLLDGAVADTTYLDTGFAALGEGSYKWAVKANYSGALESEAIISNALGIFITPPDVENGTIGATGNNVTIAWPAEPGASYYTVYGSNDPYAPDPWAILGYSATPSFTFDAGATAYKFFKITASDGEMPASKGVWPQLNK; via the coding sequence ATGAAAAAACCCTTGCTCTTTACCCTGCTCCTGCTCTTGGCGGCGTTTGCCTGGGCCGACGTTTATCCCATCGGCACCCTGGGCACCAGTTCCTCAGCCACGTATGGACCATTCAGCGGACTATATGACTTTGGCTGGACCAAGACCATCGTCACCGCCGCGGAGATGACAGCAGCGGGCTATGACGGCACCGACAACATGGTCGGGGTCGGATATTACGTCGGAAACACACCGTCCAACTATGAAATGCTGGACCTGCACATGTTCATCCGGCACACCACCCTAACCACCTACAACACCACCGCCGACGAGACCGGAACCGCCATGCCGGATTCCACCGCTTTCACCCAGGTCTTTTCCGGCAACCTCACCTTCAACGGCGGCGGCTGGTTTTACATCGCTTTCAACCTGGCCAATTTCGACTGGGATGGGACCAGCAACATCGAGATCTTCTGGAAAAACTGGGACGGCGATTATGTGACCGGCTATCCCACCTGGCGCTACAGTAGCACCAGCCCGGACTACAAATTGGTTTACAAGCAAGCTGATACAACCTGGCCAACAACAGCCGGGACGCGTTCCACCAGTAGATCCAATTTGGCCCTCGTAACCCCGCAAACCGATCCCCCCAACCCGGCCGTGCTGGTCTATCCCGCCAACGCCGGCTACTGCTTCCTGGACGGAGTGCTGTCCTGGAGTGACGGCGGGGGCATGCCAGATGGTTATGACGTCTATCTGGACACGGTGGACGGCAGCACCCTGGTCAGCAATGATCAGCCCGGAACCTCCTACACGCCCACCCTGGCCCCCGGGACCACCTACTACTGGAAAGTGGTGCCTTACAACGCCAACGGGCCGGCCACCGGCGTGACTACCTGGAGCTTCAAGACGCCCACTGCGGATCAGATCGCCGAAAGCTTCGATGCCACGGAGTTCCCGCCCCTGGGCTGGCTGAGGACCACCACCAGCACGACTTACTGGGGACGCAGCACCACCTCGCCCTTCTATGGCGCGGCCAGCATGTATGCCTACACGTCTACATCCACTGCCTACACAATTTCAACACCCATCCTGGCCGTAGACGCAACCAGCAGCCTGGATTTCTATGCCAAGGCATCCGCCACAAGCCAGGTGCTTCAGGTTCTGCAATCGACCGACAGGACCACTTGGACCCAGGTGGGCGCGGATATCACCTTTGCCGCAACTGGCATCTGGTATCCGGTCACAATTGATCTGAGCGGACTGACCCCCGGCAATTACTACCTGGCCTTCCATTCTCCCCAACAAACCGCAGCGTCATACATTTACGTCGATCATCTCTTCGGTCCGGACCTTGCCGCGGTAGCGCCCGGCGCGCCCACATTGACTGCGCCCGCGGACCTGGCCACCGATGTGAACGAATACACCACCTTCGAATGGGATCCTCCCACCACGGGCGGCATCCCCACCGGCTACAACCTCTACCTGGATACCACCGACGGCAGCACACTCTACGCCAGCGACGTGACCTCGCCCTATACCCTCACCACGGCCCTGAACTACAACACCGCCTACTACTGGACTGTGGCAGCCTACAACGGCTCAGGCACCGGACCCGGCGCGACGGTGCAGAGCTTCACCACCAGGCCGGATCCCATCATCTACACCATGCCCTGGCTGGAGGATTTCGGCACCACCGGAACCACCTTCCCGCCCACCAACTGGACCAGATGGTCGGGTCTGCTTACCACCGAGCCTGTAACGCTCACAACCACCACCAGTGGCTGGTTGCAGGATGACTTCGCCAATATAGTAACCGACCCTACCAACAAATCAGCCAAAACGAACATATACGGAACAACTTGGAAATACTGGCTGATGACCCCGCCCATACAGATGCCCGGGGCGGGCTACCAGTTGGAATTTGATATTGCCCTGACGGATTACACCAATGCCTTGCCTCCGGACGATCCTGCCGGTCTTTCCGGCGTGGACGACAAGTTCGTGGTCCTGATCAGCGACGGCACATCCTGGTCCACCGCCAACGCCGTGAAGGTCTGGGACAATGACGACCTGACCACCGGCGGCATCTACGAGGTGTACAACAGCGTCTCCCACACCGGCGACCATTATGTGATCCCGCTGGATGCCTACACCGGCATCAAATACGTCGCCTTCTACGGGGAATCGACCGTCAGCAATGCCGACAACGACTTCTTCGTGGACAACGTGCGCATCCGCCTGGGCGGACAGGCACCCGAGCATGTGACCCTGCTGGCTCCGGAAGACAATTCCACAACCGTTGATCCTGCCAACTGCATCCTGAACTGGCAGAACGCGGTGGGTGGCGGAGCCCCGACCTACTACGAAGTGTTCGTGGGTACCAGCCTGATCGATCCCGGCAACGACTACTACGGCGAGTACCTGTATGAGACCACCAACAGCAATCTGGATCTGAGCGCGCAGGCCGACATCGATCTGGGATTCAACACCACCTGGTACTGGGCGGTGCTGCCTTACAACGATGACGGCAACCCCGATCCCACTTCCGGTTTGCAGGTGTTCCGCTTCACCACCCTGCCCGATCCCACCATCGTGGCCCTGCCGCACGAAGAGTACTTCGACAGCGTCACCGCTCCGGACATGGCCTATGGCTGGACCGGATACGTGAACTCGACCTCAACCTCGGCTTACGTGCGCACCTACAGCTCCACCACCTACGCGCAAAGCCCGCCCAACAGCGTCCAGATGAGCAACAGCGCCGACGCCGCTGCCGACCTGCGCTTGATCACGCCTATGATCGACCTGGGCCGCTCCCTCAGCCAGATCAAGCTGAAATTCTACGCCAGCAGCAGCAGCACCGGATATCCGCTGCTGGTGGGAACGGTGGACGTCCCCGACGGCACCGGGACCTTCAACCAGATCGCTTCCATCAGCCTGACCTCCACCAAAACCGAGTATGAAGTGTCCTATGCCGATTACACCGGCACCGACCAGTACATCTGCTTCATGCATGGCCTGGGCGGCACTTACAGAAGCCTCTACATCGATGACGTGCGCCTGCTCGAACTGCTGCCCAACGACCTGGCCGCCACCGCGGTCTCCAATCCCGGCATAATGACAGCCGGCACCGCTTACGACTTCACGGTTGACGTCTATAACGAAGGCACAGCCACCCAAAGCGCCTACACCGTGAAACTGATGAGCGTGGATGCCCGCACCGAACTGGCGACCCTGGATGTAACAACCCCGCTCGATCCTGGCGCCAGCGCCCAGCACATCCTGTCCTGGACTCCCGCCACCGGCGGAGTTTACGAGGTCTATGGCAAAGTGGTGCTCACCGGCGACCAAAACGCCACCAACGACGATTCCCCCACCACCGAGCTCTACGTTCTGGACAACACCATGACGGTGATCCCCGTGGGCGACGACGAAACCACCACCTCCGGCTACTACCTGCCGCTGAGCATGTATTACAAGAACAGCGTCACTGAAGAGCTGTATTTCACCGATGAAATGCACTTGCAATCCGGAACCATCACCGCCATCGTGTACAAGAACACCTTCCTGAATGATCTTACAGGAAAGGCGGTAAAGATCTGGATGGCGCACACCACGGTGACCGACCTGACCGGCGGCTGGCTGCCCGGCGTGGACTACACCCTGGTCTTTGATGGCACGGTGGACTTCCCCTCCGGAGTGAACTACATCGTGATCCCGCTGGATACCCCGTTCTCCTACACCGGCGGCACCCTGGCCACCAGGGTCAACCGTCCCATGGACACGGTCTATCACTCCGCCAGCGACAAATTCTACTACACCACCACTCCGGACCATACCAACCGCTCGCGCTATCTCTACAGCGACAGCGTCACCTACGATCCGCTGGCTCCCTCCGCCACGGGAACGGCTGTAGGATATGTGCCCAACACCCTGTTCGTGGTGCAGAACGCGACCTTCGATCCGCAGGCCATCCTCTCCGGCCATGTGTACCAGTCTGGCACCACCACCCCGATCGAAGGCGCCATGGTCAACCTCACCGAACGTGCCGTTGCCTACACAGATGAATTCGGATATTACGAATTCACCTATTGGGACAGCACCTTCGTGGATCTGACCTGCTCCGCCACCGACTACTACAGCAGCACGGCCACAGGCATCTCCTTCGAGCCCGGTACCCCCGTTACGCAGGACTTCTATCTGCAAGCCCTGCCCAGCCTCACCGTGAGCGGTGTGGTAACCTCGAACGACTATCCCGCCGGCCTTGTTGGCGCCACAGTTGAGCTCTTCGGATACCACAACTACAGCACCACCACAGGCGCGGGGGGCGTGTTCAGCATTGCCGACGTGAAAGGCAGCGTGGACATCCTCGCCTACACCTGGGAAGTCAGCAAAGCGGGATACGCGTCAGCAAGCGGTTCCTTCAACGCCATCGAAACCAACGTCGACCTGGGCACCATCAACCTCACCGAATACCTCTGGACGCCCTACAACCTGGTGGCCAGCCACGAAGGCGACAACGCGCGCCTGCTCTGGGAACCTGCCGGAGAACCCGACTACCTCTTCTTCGATTTCGAGGATGACAACGGTGGCTGGGTGAGCGGCGGATATGGAGACTGGCAGTGGACCGATGCCTACAATGTGGCCAACTACGTTGTTGGCGGTTATCCAGACAGCGAAGTGCCACCCACGGCGGCTTATTCCGGAACCGGACTTTGGGGAACCATCCTCTACGCTCCCTACTCCATGTCCGGTGCCTGGAGTTACCTGACCAATACCGTGGACCTGGCTGGTTTCACCAGTCCGCAAATGCGCTTCTGGCGCTGGAACAACCTCTACTATACTTTCGACTACTACTATGTGGAGGTTTCAACCAACGGCAGCACTTGGACCACGGTCCTTACTGAAACCGCCATCGAAAATGCCTGGGCTGAGAAAGTGGTCGATCTTAGCGCTTACGCGGATCAGACCATTCAGATCCGCTTCTCCGTGTATGCCACCACCGTGGTTTCCTACGCGGGGTTGTACATCGACGACATCTACATCGGCCCCGCCCCCAGCAAGGCCATGGCCGCCCAGTTTGGCGCCCGCAACGACGACCGCTGGTTCCTGAACTACGACGTCTTCCGCTTCCTGGCTGCCGATGAAGCAATTCCCGGCAACTGGAACCTGCTCGACGGAGCGGTTGCCGACACCACCTACCTTGATACCGGTTTCGCCGCCTTGGGTGAAGGATCCTACAAGTGGGCGGTGAAAGCCAACTACAGCGGAGCCTTGGAATCCGAGGCCATCATCTCCAACGCCCTGGGCATCTTCATCACGCCTCCGGATGTGGAGAACGGCACCATCGGCGCCACCGGCAACAATGTCACCATCGCCTGGCCCGCCGAACCCGGCGCCAGCTACTACACCGTCTATGGCTCCAACGACCCCTATGCCCCGGATCCCTGGGCCATACTGGGTTACAGCGCCACGCCCAGCTTCACCTTCGACGCGGGCGCCACAGCCTACAAGTTCTTCAAGATCACCGCGAGCGACGGCGAAATGCCAGCCTCCAAAGGCGTTTGGCCGCAACTGAACAAGTAA
- a CDS encoding transposase, which translates to MEKIVEKHRRSLPHLQLEGQIISLTWRLAFTLPQTLLDMQDDLKETLAKIGKQKHLDAAATYSEYVKKLQDYDAYLGKFELAGISLTEDAIASMLASAFRFYDSSLYELHSYCLMPNHVHLLIRPLLDGQGGFHQTSAIVQRLKSFTAKRIDAHLGRRGKVWQADYFDRFIRNPADYLNVVKYILDNPLKAGLVKRHDEWKHAYYQPGLI; encoded by the coding sequence ATGGAAAAGATCGTGGAAAAACACCGGCGCTCATTACCTCATTTACAGCTGGAGGGACAGATCATTTCCCTCACCTGGCGGCTGGCCTTCACCCTGCCCCAAACCTTGCTGGACATGCAGGACGATTTGAAAGAGACCTTGGCCAAAATCGGCAAGCAGAAACATCTGGATGCTGCAGCCACATACTCAGAATATGTAAAAAAGCTACAGGACTACGATGCCTATTTGGGGAAATTCGAACTGGCGGGAATATCTTTGACTGAGGATGCAATCGCCTCCATGCTGGCCTCCGCGTTCCGGTTCTACGACAGCAGTTTGTATGAATTGCACAGTTATTGCCTGATGCCCAACCATGTTCATTTGCTAATCAGGCCACTACTGGACGGTCAGGGCGGGTTCCATCAGACCAGTGCGATCGTGCAACGCCTGAAGAGCTTCACTGCCAAACGGATAGACGCGCACTTGGGGAGGCGGGGAAAGGTTTGGCAGGCAGACTATTTTGACAGATTCATCCGGAATCCTGCTGATTATCTGAATGTTGTGAAATACATCCTGGATAATCCTTTGAAAGCCGGATTGGTTAAACGCCATGATGAGTGGAAGCACGCTTATTACCAGCCAGGCTTGATCTGA